In the Sandaracinus amylolyticus genome, CAGCGCGAGCGCGATCTGCTGCAGCGGATCGCGCCGCTCGACGAAGCGCTCCTCGAGCTCGGCGAAGAAGCGCGCGAAGTGATCGAGCGCGGCGGCGCGACGGGAGTCGGAGCGCAACATCAGCGCGGCTCAGCTGGCGTCGTCGCCGGCATCTTCTTCGCTGGCCGCATCGCCGCTCGCCGCGTCCTCGCTCACCTCGGCGTCCATCGCGCTCGCGTCGCGCGATCCCGCATCTTCCGAGCCGGCATCGCCCGAGCCGGCATCGCGCGGCGGCCCCGCGTCCGCTCCGCGGCACACACCGCCGATGCACTCGAGGCCGATCGCGCACTCGCTGCTGCGCGTGCAGGGCTCGCCTTCGCCCTTGGCGGTCTCGATGTCGCTGCACGCGTAGCCGCCGAGCCCGACGTGCAGCACGCCGGCGACGAGCGCGATCGCGCCGAGCCGGAGTGCTGCTTCACGAGACATCGAGGGAGAAACCTGTCAGGTCGCTCGAGTTCCGCAATTCGGGCAGAACTTCGTGCCGGGCGCGAGCATGGTCTGACACGCGGGGCAGGGCTTGGGCTGCGGGGGCGCGAGCGACGTGCCGCACTCCGCGCAGAACTTCCCGGGCGGCACCTTCGCGCTGCATCCGGGGCACGTCACCGTCGCGCCCTGCGCCGCCTGCGCGGGCGGCGGCTGCTGCGGATAACCGCCCTGCTGCGGCTGACCGGGCTGGCCCATCTGCTGGCCGTACATGTTCGCCATCGCGAAGCCCATCCCGAGCCCCGCGCCGGCGCCGACCATGCCCGTTCCCTCGCCGCCCTTCGCCATGCCCTGACCGGCGCCGAGCATCGCCTCGCCCGCGGCGTACTGCATGAAGTTGCCGCCGGTGAGCTCGTCCTTCGCGCGCTTCTTCGCCTTGATGTCGGCGTACCGATCCTGCGCGTCCTGGATGCGCTTCAGCTCGTCGTCGCTGAAGTTGATCGTGAAGTCGCCGAGCCCGAGGAACTGCGCGCCGATCTCGCTGAGGTCGTCGCACTTCTGGAGGAACGACTGGCCCAGCTCGTCGTGGTACGCGGGCAGCGCCTGGATCTCGATCTTCTGGCGGATCACGAAGTTCGGCACGGTCTTCTTGACCGAGTTCATGAACTTCGTCTGGATGAACGACTCCACCCGGTCGTTGCTGGGCGTGCCGCCCATGCCGACGTAGTTGACGATGAACTTGTCGGGCTCGACCACGCGCCAGATGAAGGTGCCGAAGATCCGCGGGCTCACCGTGATCTCGAGCTCGGGATCCTTCATCGGAGGGAAGGGCCCTCCGAACTTCGTGTTGCGGTTGGGCCGCATGCTCACGAAGTAGAGATCGGTGACGAAGATGTTCCCGCCGGTGAACGAGTCGACCAGGTTCGAGAGGAACGGGATGTTGCCGGTGTCGAGCTGGTGGCGCTGTCCGACGCCCGCGGTGCGCAGCACGCCGACCAGCGAGCCGTCGCGGAAGAACACCGCCGCCTCGTCGGCATCGATCGTGAGCTGCGAGAACTTCGGGATCGTCCGTTCGGGATGCTTGTAGACGATCAGATCCTTCGCGGAGTCGGGGCGCGCGATCATCATCTCGCGCACGCCACCGCGAACGAAGTCCATGATTCCCATCCTGGGCCCTCCCGTATCGACGCGTATGAGGCCGCTGAGAACGCGGCGCGATCGAGACAACGCAGGATACCCGCCGGGCGTTCCCTGCGAAAGCTTCGGGAACTGCGGATGAGGCGTGCTGTCCATGAGGCGATGCGAAGCGTCGCGCTCGTGATCTCGATCGTGGCGTCCGGCCTCGTCGCGAGCGACGTGTGCGCGCAGGACGCGGGCACGCCCGAGCTCGACGAGTTCCGGCGGATGGTCGACGCCGATCCCTTCACCGCCGAGGAGAGCGACCCGATCGGCACCTCGGCGGGCGACGCCGAGATGCGCACGATGCGGCTCCCCGATCCGGAGGAGATCGTGGAGGAGCGCATCCCGCCGGTGAGCGGCGAGGTGCTCACCGCGATCCCCGGGGTGCGCGAGACCGAGCACCGCGCCGAGATCGAGCTGCGCGAGGGCGTCGCGATCGTGCGCGAGCGAATGACGCTGACGAGCTCGGCGCGCGTGCCCGCGGAGGCGCGCTACCGGCTCGCGGTGCCGCAGGGCGCGGTGCTCGTCGCGCTCCAGGTGTGCGCGGCGGGGGTGTGCCGCACGGGGATCGCGGATCGCGCGACCGGGCCGCTCGGTGCGTACGACGACGCGGTGCGCGCGAGCGGATCGAGCGCTGCGCCGATCGGCCACGCGACGAACGCCCAGGACGAGCGCGGCGACGCGATCGTGGTGCGCGCGGCGCCCGTGCGGCGCGCAGGGCTCGAGGTGCGCGTGACCTGGGCCCTCCGCACGATCGTGCGCGGCGGGCGGACGCGCTTCCTGGTCCCGGCGCGCGGCAACGACGCGCGCGTGGTGGACACCCGATGGACGGTGCGCGCGATCGATCTGGTCGCACCCTCGATCGACGGAGTGCCGATCGAGACCCGCGAGGAGACGCGCCCTTCGAGCGTCCCGATCGCGCTCGGCGCGTCGCTCCCGATCACCGCGGGGGTGCGCGCGACCGCGACGAGCGTGCCGTGCGCCGCGGGTCGATGCGCGCGGATGCGCGTGGTTGCGGGGCGGCCGAGCATCGCGGGCGGCGACGTGATCGTCGCGATCGACGCATCGCCCTCGACCGTCGCCTCGGCGCGGGGGCGGATCGCGCCGGCGGTGCGCACGCTCCTCTCGATGCTTCCGAGCGGCGTGCGGGTGCGCGTGGTCGCATTCGCAGCGCGCGCCGAGGCCGTGAGCGAATCGTGGGTCGCGCCGACCGCGGTCGAGTCGGGCGCGCTCGATCTCGCGGTAGAGCGCGAGCTCGGCTCGGCGACGCGCTTCGAGGCGCTCTGGTCGTTGGTCTCGCCGTGGGCGCGTCGTGGCACGCGGATCGTGATCGTCGGCGACGGAGGGCTCACCGCGAGCGCGGCGAGCACCGGTGCGTTCGCATCGGCATCGCGCGAGGGCGTGATCGTCGCGTCGATCGACGTCGCGGATCGCGCGAGCACCAGCGCGCTGCGCACTGCGCTCGAAGGCGTGAACGGTGTGGTGATCGACGCCGGCGCCGAGGCGGAGAGCGCGTCGGCGGGGCGCGGCAACGAGCCGCTGATCGCGCGGCTGACCTCGGCGCTCGCGCCGGTCGCGGTGCGCGCGGTGAGCGTGCGAGTCGGTGATGCGCGCCACGCGCTCGGCGTGCTCCGCGAGGGCGAAGAGCTGGTGTGGGAAGGCCCGCTCGCGGGCGCCGCGTCGATCACCCTCGACGGCGCGACCACGCGGGCCACGACGGCGAGCGCGGAGATCGGGCCCGCGCTCACCGCGCTCGCCGATCGCGGCGCGACCGCGCTCGCGGCGATCGATGCGAGCGACGTCGCGCGCGCCGACGCGGGCTCCTGTCGTGCGCGCGGGCCCTACGCATCGAACAGCGGAGTGGTCGCGCGCGACGAGAGCATCGCGCTCGCGCACACCCGTCGTTGTGATCCGCCGCCCGCGACGAGCGCGCTCGATCGCCCGCAGCGCGAGCAGCGCAGCGGCGTCCCGGCGCGCGTGCTGCTCGCGTCGCTGCGACGTCGGGTGATCCCTCCCGCGCGCGCGTGTTTCCGCGCCGATCGTGCGGGTCGCGCGTCGTACCAGGAGCGCGCCGAGCTGCGTGTCGAGCTCGCGGATCGCGAGATCGTCGCGGTGCAGGTCGGCGGTGTGATCGAGGAGAGCCTGCGCAGCTGTCTCGAGGGCGCGCTCGACGGGCTCGACGTGCCCGGCTTCGACGGGCGCGTGATCGTGACCTGGCCGCTCTACACCGCGCCCACGCTGCCGCCTCCGGTGCTGGAGCTGCGCTCCGACGTCGCCGACGAGGTCGATCGCGTCACGGCGCCCGAATGACGTGCTCGCCGGCGAGGGCCCTTCGGACGGAAGGGCCCTCGAGCCGATTCGAGCTCTCTCAGTCCGAGACCTTCTTCAGGGCGACCGCGTTCATGCAGAAGCGCAGCCCGCTCGGCTTCGGACCATCCGGGAACACGTGCCCGAGGTGCGCCTCGCACACGTTGCAGAGCGTCTCGACGCGCACCATCCCGTAGCTGCGATCGACGTGGTACGCGATCACGTCCTGCGCGACGGGCTGGGTGAACGAGGGCCATCCGGTGCCCGACTCGAACTTCGACGATGCGTCGAAGAGCAGCGTGCCGCAGCACTTGCACTCGTAGCGCCCGGGCTCGAACAGCGAGCACATCTCCGAGCTGAACGCGCGCTCGGTCCCGTGCTGTCGCGTGACGTGGAACTCCTCGGGCGTGAGCAGTGCGCGCCACTCCGCCTCGGTCTTCCGCACGGTGCGCGGCGGCGGGAGATTGCCCTTGTCGGCGAGCGAGACGACGTCGTTCCAGGTGAGCATGAAGAGCGCATCTAGTGCGACGCGCCGAGCGCGACAAGCTCACTCATCGCCACGAACCGGCCCGCGCGGTAGCGCATGAGCATCTCGGCGATCTCCCGAGGCGACCCCGCCACGAAGGGCCCGTGCTGGACGATCGGCTCGTCCAGCCGCTCGCCCGCGTAGAGCACCGCGCGCGCACCGTGCGGTCCGGCCCGGAGGACCACCGGTCCCTCGACCCGCTCGATCCACGCGACCTGCCCCGCGGCGACACCGTCCAGCGAGCCCTCCACGACGTAGACGAGCCCGCCGTACGAGCCGGGCAGCGCCTGCTCGATCGCCGCCCCCGCCTCGAGCCGCAGCTCGAGCATCGTCACCGGCACCACGTTGGCCCGGGGCGCGACGAGCTCGCCGCTCCGACCCGCGTAGACACGCACCTCGGCACCGCGCTCCCGCTGTACCGGCGCATCGGCACGGCGGATCACGCGAAAGCCCGGCGCCGTGTCCCGCGCATGCGCGGGCAGCGCGACCCAGGTCTGCAGGATGCGCGTCGGACCTCGCGACTCGAGGTGCT is a window encoding:
- a CDS encoding pirin family protein; the encoded protein is MSERMLPGVDTPAPSGGFLGPGHTAVAVLGPEDPSASDPFVLAMDDRIDLAPGTRIGEAHPHAGLETFTLVLEGSVLDHDEGALHAGDAVWMTAGRGIVHGEHLESRGPTRILQTWVALPAHARDTAPGFRVIRRADAPVQRERGAEVRVYAGRSGELVAPRANVVPVTMLELRLEAGAAIEQALPGSYGGLVYVVEGSLDGVAAGQVAWIERVEGPVVLRAGPHGARAVLYAGERLDEPIVQHGPFVAGSPREIAEMLMRYRAGRFVAMSELVALGASH
- the msrB gene encoding peptide-methionine (R)-S-oxide reductase MsrB, producing MLTWNDVVSLADKGNLPPPRTVRKTEAEWRALLTPEEFHVTRQHGTERAFSSEMCSLFEPGRYECKCCGTLLFDASSKFESGTGWPSFTQPVAQDVIAYHVDRSYGMVRVETLCNVCEAHLGHVFPDGPKPSGLRFCMNAVALKKVSD
- a CDS encoding SPFH domain-containing protein translates to MDFVRGGVREMMIARPDSAKDLIVYKHPERTIPKFSQLTIDADEAAVFFRDGSLVGVLRTAGVGQRHQLDTGNIPFLSNLVDSFTGGNIFVTDLYFVSMRPNRNTKFGGPFPPMKDPELEITVSPRIFGTFIWRVVEPDKFIVNYVGMGGTPSNDRVESFIQTKFMNSVKKTVPNFVIRQKIEIQALPAYHDELGQSFLQKCDDLSEIGAQFLGLGDFTINFSDDELKRIQDAQDRYADIKAKKRAKDELTGGNFMQYAAGEAMLGAGQGMAKGGEGTGMVGAGAGLGMGFAMANMYGQQMGQPGQPQQGGYPQQPPPAQAAQGATVTCPGCSAKVPPGKFCAECGTSLAPPQPKPCPACQTMLAPGTKFCPNCGTRAT